The region TCAATGTTGCTAATTGTATATCTGAGGATTCATACAGAAGGGAGCAGGACTTATGGCTAATCCGAAGGAAGCAGGGCAGGCTGAAGCATTTCAGGGGAGGATCTCCATATCGGTGCCGGACCAGACTTCGCAGTGGGGGGTATGTGAAATTGTACTGCAAGGAGGCCCTGCAGGGGGCAATCCGTTTACAGAGGTAGCGCTGCAGGCGGAATTCTCGATGGGAGACCGTTCGGTTCTGGTTCTGGGCTTCTATGATGGAGACGGGGTGTACCGCATCCGCTTCATGCCGGAGCACCAGGGGAGGTGGACGTTCCGGACCAGCAGCAATGCGCCTGCTCTGCATGGACTTGAGGGGGAACTGGAATGCATAGCGGCGGCAGGGGAGAATCATGGCCCGGTCCGGGTGCGGAACACCTTTCATTTTGCCTATGCGGACGGAACGCCCTATCTTCCTGTCGGCACCACCTGCTACGCCTGGACCCACCAGGGGGACGAAATGGAGCGTCAGACACTGGATACGCTGAAAGCGTCTTCTTTTAACAAAATAAGAATGTGCGTGTTCCCGAAATCCTACTCCTATAACGAGAATGAACCGGAGTACTATCCTTATGAAGGCTCGGTCCAGGCAGGCTGGGATTACAGCCGGTTCAACCCGGCATTCTTCCGGCATCTGGAGGAGCGGATTGCAGACCTTGGGGAGCTGGGCGTCGAGGCCGACCTGATTCTGTTCCACCCGTATGACCGCTGGGGCTTCGCAGATATGGGCAAGGAGGCGGATGACCGCTATCTCCGGTACCTTGTAGCCAGACTCTCGGCTTACCGCCATATCTGGTGGTCGCTGGCCAATGAATATGATTTCATGAGCAACAAGCTGCTGGCCGACTGGGAGAGGTACGCGCATATTGTAACGTCTTATGACCCTTACGGGCACCTGATCTCTAATCACAACGGTATAGCCTTCTATGATTTCAACCAGCCCTGGGTTACGCATTGCAGTATTCAGCGTGTGGATGCATACAAGACCTCCGAGAATACGGACGAATGGAGACGGCGCTGGAATAAGCCTGTCGTAATCGATGAATGTGTCTACGAGGGTAATGTCGAGCATGGCTGGGGAAATATTACCGGGGAAGAGATGGTCCGGCGCTTCTGGGAAGGTGCGGTCCGTGGAGGATATGTGGGACATGGGGAAACCTACCTGCACCCGGAGGATAAGCTCTGGTGGGCCAAGGGCGGCCAGCTGTATGGCACGAGTCCTGAGCGGATTGCTTTTCTGCGGCGTGTGCTGGAGGAAGGGCCTTCAGAGGGGCTGAACCCGTTGCCTTCAGATTGGGATCTGCCCAGAGCCGGCGTGGAGAATGAATATTATCTCTACTATTTCGGATTCAACCGGCCGGGCTTCCGCCAATTCACGATGAACCCGGAGTTCCGCTACAAGGTGGAGCTGCTGGATACCTGGAACATGACGGTGGAAGAGCTTACGGGTAGCTATCAGGGAACCTTCAGGGTCGATCTTCCGGGACGGACCTATATGGCGGTGAGAATGACTCGCCTGCACGATGAGTATGACTTGGAGGCTAAATAGGATGTGGAAGATTGGTATAGTGGGCGCCGGGTATTGGTCAGATAAGCATTTGCAGGCATGGCAGCGTATCCCCGGCGTTCAGATTCAAGGCCTGTGCGAACTGGATGCGGTTAAGCTGCACAGTAAGGGGGAGGCATACGGGATTCCCCGGGACATGCTGTACTCCACGCTGGAAGAGATGCTGTCTTCTGCGGAGCTGGATGTAGTGGATATTATTACTGCGCCGGATACCCATCCCGGGCTGGTCGGACTGGCCGCACAGGCCGGGAAGCATATCATGTGCCAAAAGCCTTTTGCCCGTTCTATGGAGGAAGCTTGTGAAATGGTGGAAACGGCGCGTGCTGCGGGCGTCCGGCTGATGGTTACCGAGAACTGGCGCTGGCTGCAGCCGATTCAAGCTATCCGCAAGCTGCTGGATGTGGGAGCGGCAGGACAGCTCCAGACGATCCGCTATATTCACACGGATTATTATTCACCACGGTTTGCCCCGGAGAATGAGCTGCCGCAGCCGTTCTTCCGGGAGATGCCGAGGCTGCTGTTCTATGAGATGGGGGTTCACTGGTATGATACGTGGCGCTTCCTGTTCGGGGAGCCGAAGCGGCTGTATGCGGAGACCCGGAAGGCCAGCCCGTATATTGCCGGGGAGGACGCCGGGCTGATTACCCTCGGCTATGAGGATTATATGGGCCTGATGGATATGAGCTGGGCCACCCGGCAGAATCTGCCGGGCAGGCTCACGCTGCCTGTGCTGCCGGACCATAAGGAACAGCTGATTATTGAAGGCGATCAGGCAACGATCAAGCTGTACAGCAGCGGTACCCTCAGCCTGATCGATAACAGCGGTACCGAGACGGTCGTGTCGGAGAAGAACGGGCTTGATTTTGAAGAGAGCCATTACCGCCTGCAGTCGCATTTCATTGAATGCCTGAACACTGGCGAGGAATTCCAGACGAGCGGCGAAGATAATCTGAAGACACTGGAGCTTGTATTCGGGACCTACCGAAGTGCGGAGGAGCATGAGGTTATTCATTTGGCATAGCGGGCGGTGTCCATTATGGGCGATTGTAACCGATACCCTTGGATATACGAAGAACCGGGGAGCTTTTGTCCGGTTCTTCGCCATGCTTACCGGCAAGATTGGCTGATCGCCGGGGAATAGCGTACACTGGGTGGATAGAGTCATTACTGAACTTAAGCTGCGGGGTGAGAAGGATGGACAAGCTGCTGGAGCAGATCACGGGCGAGTTGCTGGGGCTGGTTAAAATAGAGAGCGTGAATCCGCTGGAGCCGGTGAAGGTCAGTCGTGTACCGAAGCTCTGGAGGGTACTCGGAACCGGAAATTATGCGGCTGTCTTCTGCCGTCAGGGGGCTGAGGCTTACGCAGTGAAGATCTACGCGCCGGGCAGGCCGGGCATTGAGGAAGAAGCAGAGGTGTACCGCCGCCTTGGGCAGCATCCGGCTTTCTCGGAATGCTATTATGCCGGAGCGGATTACCTGGTCCTCAAAAGGCTGGGCGGAGTCACCTTCTACGATGCCATGAAACGGGGCATTCTCATTACCGGACAGGCCATTGAAGACATTGACAACGCGCTTCAGTATGCGAGATCCCGGGGACTGCGCCCGCATGATATCCACGCCAAGAATGTGATGCTCCGGGACGGCCGGGGACTGATTGTAGATGTCTCGGATTTCCTGAAGGATGATGATTGCAGCATGTGGGAGGATTACAAGCGGTTGTATTACCGGTTATACAGGCCGGTGGCCTCCCGCCGGGTATTTCCCGTTCCCCGTCTGATTTTGGAGACAGTCCGCAGAGGGTACCGGTTCTGGCGGCGGCGGAAGCAGGGGCGGACCGGGTTCACTCTTTTCCGGAAATGACAGAGGCTGGTAGATCAAAGCCTGCAGCCTGCGGTACGGATAAGAAAAGCGGCTCCGGTCCGGCTTCACCCCTTCGGAATTCGGCGATAGCTGGAGGGGGAGAAGCCGGAGATTCGCTTGAACAGCCGGGAGAAATAATAAGGGTCGTTGATCCCTACGGCAGAGCCGACCTCCTTAATGCTGAGTTCGGTAAGATCGAGCAGATGGCCAGCGCGCTGGATTTTGAGCCGCAGGAAATATTCGATCGGGGAGACCCCGGTCTCGGCGTTGAAGATATAGATCAGATGCTGCTTCGACACGCCGGCATGCTTAGCGAGCTCGGGCAGGGTGAGGGTGCTGCCCAGCCGTCCGTTCATATACTGGATTGCCTGTTCCAGATACGTCTCCCGCTTCTTCTCCTGAGCTGATTTCCCGGTACTGAGGCCTATCCCGGAGAGCAGTTGCCTAACCGTCTGAGCGATGTGCACATGGGTAGCCAGGGCATAAGTTCGCTCAGCCAGCAGCTCATAAGCAGGGACGAACCAGTCGATGAGCCGGGCCTTGCCGCTCGGGGCTAAGGCGAAGGGGGCACCGGACAATCCGAACAGCTTCACCAGCCGGTCGGCATGGCTTCCTTTGAAATGGAACCAGTAAATGCTCCATGGCTTCTCCTGCATGGCCCCGTACCGGTGAGGGGTGCCTGGTGGAATAATCATCATGTCCCCCGGCTGCAGGGTCATCGCCTCCCCGTGGTTCAGCTCCACCCAGCCCTCCCCTGCTTCACATAAGATCAAGATATGCGACGGGCTGCCTTCCAGGCGTTCCCTGAAATGATGCCGGGCATTCGGGAAGTACCCGATGTCCGTAATGAACAAGGAGGCGGTCAGCTCCTCCTGCTCTAACTCCTTCATCCAGTACTCCGGCAGCACGTACAGCTTCTCCTCCTCGAATCCTTCCGGCTTACGGATATTACTATCATTCATGCCGCTTCCCCCTCCCGATAGATCGTATATAAACCACACGTTAGACTCTGGCCCAACCAACTAACTAACTTTCCAATCCCTGCCCGCCGACACCAGCGTATTCATCAGAAGGCCTAGAACAGGATAGCCGCTTACAAAGTGAAATTGAGATTTTATGGAGCTGTAGAGGCTGAATAGAGGAAATGCTGAGATGCTGAGAATGTTGCAATGCTGAGATGATGAAAATGTTGCACATTTTGCAATTTTGATTCCCGGATAAGGGAGGGCAGAGTGGATTGTTGCACAAAATGCAGG is a window of Paenibacillus sp. FSL H3-0469 DNA encoding:
- a CDS encoding Gfo/Idh/MocA family oxidoreductase, encoding MWKIGIVGAGYWSDKHLQAWQRIPGVQIQGLCELDAVKLHSKGEAYGIPRDMLYSTLEEMLSSAELDVVDIITAPDTHPGLVGLAAQAGKHIMCQKPFARSMEEACEMVETARAAGVRLMVTENWRWLQPIQAIRKLLDVGAAGQLQTIRYIHTDYYSPRFAPENELPQPFFREMPRLLFYEMGVHWYDTWRFLFGEPKRLYAETRKASPYIAGEDAGLITLGYEDYMGLMDMSWATRQNLPGRLTLPVLPDHKEQLIIEGDQATIKLYSSGTLSLIDNSGTETVVSEKNGLDFEESHYRLQSHFIECLNTGEEFQTSGEDNLKTLELVFGTYRSAEEHEVIHLA
- a CDS encoding DUF5605 domain-containing protein, whose protein sequence is MANPKEAGQAEAFQGRISISVPDQTSQWGVCEIVLQGGPAGGNPFTEVALQAEFSMGDRSVLVLGFYDGDGVYRIRFMPEHQGRWTFRTSSNAPALHGLEGELECIAAAGENHGPVRVRNTFHFAYADGTPYLPVGTTCYAWTHQGDEMERQTLDTLKASSFNKIRMCVFPKSYSYNENEPEYYPYEGSVQAGWDYSRFNPAFFRHLEERIADLGELGVEADLILFHPYDRWGFADMGKEADDRYLRYLVARLSAYRHIWWSLANEYDFMSNKLLADWERYAHIVTSYDPYGHLISNHNGIAFYDFNQPWVTHCSIQRVDAYKTSENTDEWRRRWNKPVVIDECVYEGNVEHGWGNITGEEMVRRFWEGAVRGGYVGHGETYLHPEDKLWWAKGGQLYGTSPERIAFLRRVLEEGPSEGLNPLPSDWDLPRAGVENEYYLYYFGFNRPGFRQFTMNPEFRYKVELLDTWNMTVEELTGSYQGTFRVDLPGRTYMAVRMTRLHDEYDLEAK
- a CDS encoding serine/threonine protein kinase, whose amino-acid sequence is MDKLLEQITGELLGLVKIESVNPLEPVKVSRVPKLWRVLGTGNYAAVFCRQGAEAYAVKIYAPGRPGIEEEAEVYRRLGQHPAFSECYYAGADYLVLKRLGGVTFYDAMKRGILITGQAIEDIDNALQYARSRGLRPHDIHAKNVMLRDGRGLIVDVSDFLKDDDCSMWEDYKRLYYRLYRPVASRRVFPVPRLILETVRRGYRFWRRRKQGRTGFTLFRK
- a CDS encoding helix-turn-helix domain-containing protein; this translates as MNDSNIRKPEGFEEEKLYVLPEYWMKELEQEELTASLFITDIGYFPNARHHFRERLEGSPSHILILCEAGEGWVELNHGEAMTLQPGDMMIIPPGTPHRYGAMQEKPWSIYWFHFKGSHADRLVKLFGLSGAPFALAPSGKARLIDWFVPAYELLAERTYALATHVHIAQTVRQLLSGIGLSTGKSAQEKKRETYLEQAIQYMNGRLGSTLTLPELAKHAGVSKQHLIYIFNAETGVSPIEYFLRLKIQRAGHLLDLTELSIKEVGSAVGINDPYYFSRLFKRISGFSPSSYRRIPKG